Proteins co-encoded in one Malus sylvestris chromosome 9, drMalSylv7.2, whole genome shotgun sequence genomic window:
- the LOC126582773 gene encoding hexokinase-1-like isoform X4, which produces MGRKTVIIVTATAVCAAAAVLVVRHRMRSSGRWARASAIIKELEEKCGTPTEKLRQVADAMAVEMHAGLASEGGSKLKMIISYVDNLPTGNEKGLFYALDLGGTNFRVLRVHLGGKGRGIVSQEFIEVSIPENLMVGTSDALFDYIAAELAKFVAKEGQDHQPPPGRQRELGFTFSFPVLQSSINSGTLLKWTKGFSIDDAVGQDVVAALSKAIERTGLDMCVSALVNDTIGTLAGGRYINQDVVAAVILGTGTNAAYVERAQAIPKWHGLLPKSGEMVINMEWGNFKSAHLPLTEYDHSLDTESLNPGDQIFEKIISGMYLGEIVRRVLCRIAEEASLFGDTIPPKLKVPFNMRLSRHLTCLRCIRMHPLILGWYEKN; this is translated from the exons ATGGGGAGGAAGACGGTGATAATCGTTACCGCAACGGCCGTTTGCGCCGCGGCGGCTGTTTTGGTGGTGCGCCACCGCATGCGGAGCTCGGGACGGTGGGCCCGGGCATCCGCCATCATCAAGGAGCTCGAGGAGAAGTGTGGCACCCCCACTGAGAAGCTGAGGCAGGTGGCTGACGCCATGGCTGTGGAGATGCATGCCGGCCTCGCTTCCGAAGGAGGCAGTAAGCTCAAGATGATCATTAGCTATGTCGACAATCTCCCCACTGG GAATGAGAAAGGGTTGTTTTATGCATTGGATCTCGGAGGAACAAACTTCCGTGTGCTGAGGGTGCATTTGGGGGGAAAGGGTCGTGGAATAGTTAGTCAAGAATTTATTGAGGTCTCAATTCCTGAAAATCTTATGGTTGGGACTTCAGAC GCACTCTTTGACTACATTGCGGCAGAACTTGCTAAGTTTGTTGCTAAAGAAGGTCAAGATCATCAACCCCCTCCTGGCAGGCAGAGGGAACTAGGTTTTACCTTCTCATTCCCTGTGCTGCAATCATCAATTAATTCGGGGACCCTTCTTAAGTGGACGAAAGGCTTTTCTATAGATGATGCA GTTGGCCAAGATGTAGTGGCTGCACTCAGTAAAGCCATTGAAAGAACAGGCCTTGATATGTGTGTATCTGCTCTG GTTAATGACACGATTGGGACATTAGCTGGAGGTAGGTATATCAATCAGGATGTTGTCGCTGCTGTGATTTTAGGTACAGGGACAAATGCAGCATATGTGGAACGTGCACAAGCAATACCAAAATGGCATGGTCTGCTACCTAAATCAGGAGAGATG GTTATCAACATGGAATGGGGTAACTTTAAGTCAGCTCACCTTCCATTGACAGAATATGATCATTCATTGGATACTGAAAGTTTGAACCCTGGTGATCAG ATTTTTGAGAAGATAATTTCTGGAATGTACTTGGGAGAAATTGTTCGCAGAGTTCTTTGTAGGATTGCTGAAGAAGCTTCCCTTTTTGGTGACACTATTCCACCAAAGTTAAAAGTTCCTTTCAATATGAGGTTGTCCC GACACCTGACATGTCTGCGATGCATCAGGATGCATCCTCTGATCTTAGGGTGGTAcgagaaaaattga
- the LOC126582773 gene encoding hexokinase-1-like isoform X2, protein MGRKTVIIVTATAVCAAAAVLVVRHRMRSSGRWARASAIIKELEEKCGTPTEKLRQVADAMAVEMHAGLASEGGSKLKMIISYVDNLPTGNEKGLFYALDLGGTNFRVLRVHLGGKGRGIVSQEFIEVSIPENLMVGTSDALFDYIAAELAKFVAKEGQDHQPPPGRQRELGFTFSFPVLQSSINSGTLLKWTKGFSIDDAVGQDVVAALSKAIERTGLDMCVSALVNDTIGTLAGGRYINQDVVAAVILGTGTNAAYVERAQAIPKWHGLLPKSGEMVINMEWGNFKSAHLPLTEYDHSLDTESLNPGDQIFEKIISGMYLGEIVRRVLCRIAEEASLFGDTIPPKLKVPFNMRTPDMSAMHQDASSDLRVVREKLKNVLELLHVGHALLLLESWVY, encoded by the exons ATGGGGAGGAAGACGGTGATAATCGTTACCGCAACGGCCGTTTGCGCCGCGGCGGCTGTTTTGGTGGTGCGCCACCGCATGCGGAGCTCGGGACGGTGGGCCCGGGCATCCGCCATCATCAAGGAGCTCGAGGAGAAGTGTGGCACCCCCACTGAGAAGCTGAGGCAGGTGGCTGACGCCATGGCTGTGGAGATGCATGCCGGCCTCGCTTCCGAAGGAGGCAGTAAGCTCAAGATGATCATTAGCTATGTCGACAATCTCCCCACTGG GAATGAGAAAGGGTTGTTTTATGCATTGGATCTCGGAGGAACAAACTTCCGTGTGCTGAGGGTGCATTTGGGGGGAAAGGGTCGTGGAATAGTTAGTCAAGAATTTATTGAGGTCTCAATTCCTGAAAATCTTATGGTTGGGACTTCAGAC GCACTCTTTGACTACATTGCGGCAGAACTTGCTAAGTTTGTTGCTAAAGAAGGTCAAGATCATCAACCCCCTCCTGGCAGGCAGAGGGAACTAGGTTTTACCTTCTCATTCCCTGTGCTGCAATCATCAATTAATTCGGGGACCCTTCTTAAGTGGACGAAAGGCTTTTCTATAGATGATGCA GTTGGCCAAGATGTAGTGGCTGCACTCAGTAAAGCCATTGAAAGAACAGGCCTTGATATGTGTGTATCTGCTCTG GTTAATGACACGATTGGGACATTAGCTGGAGGTAGGTATATCAATCAGGATGTTGTCGCTGCTGTGATTTTAGGTACAGGGACAAATGCAGCATATGTGGAACGTGCACAAGCAATACCAAAATGGCATGGTCTGCTACCTAAATCAGGAGAGATG GTTATCAACATGGAATGGGGTAACTTTAAGTCAGCTCACCTTCCATTGACAGAATATGATCATTCATTGGATACTGAAAGTTTGAACCCTGGTGATCAG ATTTTTGAGAAGATAATTTCTGGAATGTACTTGGGAGAAATTGTTCGCAGAGTTCTTTGTAGGATTGCTGAAGAAGCTTCCCTTTTTGGTGACACTATTCCACCAAAGTTAAAAGTTCCTTTCAATATGAG GACACCTGACATGTCTGCGATGCATCAGGATGCATCCTCTGATCTTAGGGTGGTAcgagaaaaattgaagaatgtATTGGAG TTGCTACACGTGGGGCACGCCTTGCTGCTGCTGGAGTCTTGGGTGTACTGA
- the LOC126582773 gene encoding hexokinase-1-like isoform X3, with protein sequence MGRKTVIIVTATAVCAAAAVLVVRHRMRSSGRWARASAIIKELEEKCGTPTEKLRQVADAMAVEMHAGLASEGGSKLKMIISYVDNLPTGNEKGLFYALDLGGTNFRVLRVHLGGKGRGIVSQEFIEVSIPENLMVGTSDALFDYIAAELAKFVAKEGQDHQPPPGRQRELGFTFSFPVLQSSINSGTLLKWTKGFSIDDAVGQDVVAALSKAIERTGLDMCVSALVNDTIGTLAGGRYINQDVVAAVILGTGTNAAYVERAQAIPKWHGLLPKSGEMVINMEWGNFKSAHLPLTEYDHSLDTESLNPGDQIFEKIISGMYLGEIVRRVLCRIAEEASLFGDTIPPKLKVPFNMRTPDMSAMHQDASSDLRVVREKLKNVLEI encoded by the exons ATGGGGAGGAAGACGGTGATAATCGTTACCGCAACGGCCGTTTGCGCCGCGGCGGCTGTTTTGGTGGTGCGCCACCGCATGCGGAGCTCGGGACGGTGGGCCCGGGCATCCGCCATCATCAAGGAGCTCGAGGAGAAGTGTGGCACCCCCACTGAGAAGCTGAGGCAGGTGGCTGACGCCATGGCTGTGGAGATGCATGCCGGCCTCGCTTCCGAAGGAGGCAGTAAGCTCAAGATGATCATTAGCTATGTCGACAATCTCCCCACTGG GAATGAGAAAGGGTTGTTTTATGCATTGGATCTCGGAGGAACAAACTTCCGTGTGCTGAGGGTGCATTTGGGGGGAAAGGGTCGTGGAATAGTTAGTCAAGAATTTATTGAGGTCTCAATTCCTGAAAATCTTATGGTTGGGACTTCAGAC GCACTCTTTGACTACATTGCGGCAGAACTTGCTAAGTTTGTTGCTAAAGAAGGTCAAGATCATCAACCCCCTCCTGGCAGGCAGAGGGAACTAGGTTTTACCTTCTCATTCCCTGTGCTGCAATCATCAATTAATTCGGGGACCCTTCTTAAGTGGACGAAAGGCTTTTCTATAGATGATGCA GTTGGCCAAGATGTAGTGGCTGCACTCAGTAAAGCCATTGAAAGAACAGGCCTTGATATGTGTGTATCTGCTCTG GTTAATGACACGATTGGGACATTAGCTGGAGGTAGGTATATCAATCAGGATGTTGTCGCTGCTGTGATTTTAGGTACAGGGACAAATGCAGCATATGTGGAACGTGCACAAGCAATACCAAAATGGCATGGTCTGCTACCTAAATCAGGAGAGATG GTTATCAACATGGAATGGGGTAACTTTAAGTCAGCTCACCTTCCATTGACAGAATATGATCATTCATTGGATACTGAAAGTTTGAACCCTGGTGATCAG ATTTTTGAGAAGATAATTTCTGGAATGTACTTGGGAGAAATTGTTCGCAGAGTTCTTTGTAGGATTGCTGAAGAAGCTTCCCTTTTTGGTGACACTATTCCACCAAAGTTAAAAGTTCCTTTCAATATGAG GACACCTGACATGTCTGCGATGCATCAGGATGCATCCTCTGATCTTAGGGTGGTAcgagaaaaattgaagaatgtATTGGAG ATTTAA
- the LOC126582773 gene encoding hexokinase-1-like isoform X1 → MGRKTVIIVTATAVCAAAAVLVVRHRMRSSGRWARASAIIKELEEKCGTPTEKLRQVADAMAVEMHAGLASEGGSKLKMIISYVDNLPTGNEKGLFYALDLGGTNFRVLRVHLGGKGRGIVSQEFIEVSIPENLMVGTSDALFDYIAAELAKFVAKEGQDHQPPPGRQRELGFTFSFPVLQSSINSGTLLKWTKGFSIDDAVGQDVVAALSKAIERTGLDMCVSALVNDTIGTLAGGRYINQDVVAAVILGTGTNAAYVERAQAIPKWHGLLPKSGEMVINMEWGNFKSAHLPLTEYDHSLDTESLNPGDQIFEKIISGMYLGEIVRRVLCRIAEEASLFGDTIPPKLKVPFNMRTPDMSAMHQDASSDLRVVREKLKNVLEISNTSLKVRKVIVELCNIVATRGARLAAAGVLGVLKKLGRDAVKDGENKKTVVALDGGLYEHYTEYSKCMENTLRELLGEEVAETIVIEHSNDGSGIGAALLAASHSQYPGIDES, encoded by the exons ATGGGGAGGAAGACGGTGATAATCGTTACCGCAACGGCCGTTTGCGCCGCGGCGGCTGTTTTGGTGGTGCGCCACCGCATGCGGAGCTCGGGACGGTGGGCCCGGGCATCCGCCATCATCAAGGAGCTCGAGGAGAAGTGTGGCACCCCCACTGAGAAGCTGAGGCAGGTGGCTGACGCCATGGCTGTGGAGATGCATGCCGGCCTCGCTTCCGAAGGAGGCAGTAAGCTCAAGATGATCATTAGCTATGTCGACAATCTCCCCACTGG GAATGAGAAAGGGTTGTTTTATGCATTGGATCTCGGAGGAACAAACTTCCGTGTGCTGAGGGTGCATTTGGGGGGAAAGGGTCGTGGAATAGTTAGTCAAGAATTTATTGAGGTCTCAATTCCTGAAAATCTTATGGTTGGGACTTCAGAC GCACTCTTTGACTACATTGCGGCAGAACTTGCTAAGTTTGTTGCTAAAGAAGGTCAAGATCATCAACCCCCTCCTGGCAGGCAGAGGGAACTAGGTTTTACCTTCTCATTCCCTGTGCTGCAATCATCAATTAATTCGGGGACCCTTCTTAAGTGGACGAAAGGCTTTTCTATAGATGATGCA GTTGGCCAAGATGTAGTGGCTGCACTCAGTAAAGCCATTGAAAGAACAGGCCTTGATATGTGTGTATCTGCTCTG GTTAATGACACGATTGGGACATTAGCTGGAGGTAGGTATATCAATCAGGATGTTGTCGCTGCTGTGATTTTAGGTACAGGGACAAATGCAGCATATGTGGAACGTGCACAAGCAATACCAAAATGGCATGGTCTGCTACCTAAATCAGGAGAGATG GTTATCAACATGGAATGGGGTAACTTTAAGTCAGCTCACCTTCCATTGACAGAATATGATCATTCATTGGATACTGAAAGTTTGAACCCTGGTGATCAG ATTTTTGAGAAGATAATTTCTGGAATGTACTTGGGAGAAATTGTTCGCAGAGTTCTTTGTAGGATTGCTGAAGAAGCTTCCCTTTTTGGTGACACTATTCCACCAAAGTTAAAAGTTCCTTTCAATATGAG GACACCTGACATGTCTGCGATGCATCAGGATGCATCCTCTGATCTTAGGGTGGTAcgagaaaaattgaagaatgtATTGGAG ATATCAAATACTTCTCTTAAAGTAAGAAAAGTTATTGTTGAGCTCTGCAATATAGTTGCTACACGTGGGGCACGCCTTGCTGCTGCTGGAGTCTTGGGTGTACTGAAAAAGCTGGGAAGAGACGCGGTCAAGGATGGGGAAAACAAGAAGACAGTGGTAGCtttggatggtggattatacgAGCATTACACTGAATATAGCAAGTGCATGGAGAATACTCTACGAGAATTGCTCGGAGAGGAAGTTGCTGAAACTATTGTTATTGAGCACTCTAACGATGGGTCTGGGATTGGAGCTGCCCTTCTCGCTGCCTCTCACTCACAATACCCTGGAATTGATGAATCCTGA
- the LOC126582776 gene encoding uncharacterized protein LOC126582776, protein MEMKGSNIGFVVTMFVMAGVVIGQYVDPDFVDDSLTDADFTTFGNFRNPSPAVPPQHQNPIPVIPPRLRNPLPVTSPPSQDILPVFPKSSPPPPFHHAPGKEHSCLRRCRKNCTNDKVILRRACFEACPSNCRIFHEGSKSLKKCLLSCIEAIPTYPAAAFVAEKNHILKNMKGQLDTCYNICISRIRIDN, encoded by the exons ATGGAGATGAAGGGAAGCAATATAGGGTTTGTGGTTACGATGTTCGTGATGGCTGGGGTTGTTATCGGTCAATATGTCGATCCGGACTTTGTCGATGACTCACTTACTGATGCCGACTTCACAACTTTCGGAAACTTTCGAAACCCTAGTCCTGCAGTCCCACCACAACATCAAAACCCTATTCCTGTTATCCCACCTCGTCTTAGAAACCCTCTCCCTGTAACCTCACCACCTTCTCAAGACATTCTACCTGTCTTCCCCAAGTCATCACCTCCCCCACCTTTTCATCATGCTCCTGGAAAAGAACACTCATGTCTGAGAAGATGCCGGAAAAACTGCACCAACGACAAGGTGATTCTTAGAAGGGCATGCTTTGAGGCCTGCCCTTCTAATTGCAGGATTTTTCATGAAGGTTCAAAATCACTAAAAAAGTGTTTACTTTCCTGCATTGAGGCTATACCCACCTATCCTGCCGCTGCTTTTG TTGCTGAAAAGAACCATATTTTAAAGAACATGAAGGGCCAATTGGATACCTGCTACAATATCTGCATATCAAGAATTAGAATCGATAATTAG
- the LOC126582777 gene encoding uncharacterized protein LOC126582777, with amino-acid sequence MLSLLDVDALFHVSAISMKTFNLANIPILIGGCNYKKWRRDISMLLTLNEFDIAIDNRKPVINDQSTRVEKVDYERWTRANKVAFSILESGMTDTIRGGIKKYDLAADYLNAIEKKFQESEKAEVSQYMSLLTTYKMEGTGSIRDHIMKMTDAVERLNAMEINIGDKQLVFMIL; translated from the exons ATGCTTTCGCTACTGGATGTTGATGCTCTTTTCCATG TGTCTGCAATATCAATGAAGACCTTTAATTTGGCCAACATCCCAATCCTCATTGGTGGCTGTAATTACAAGAAGTGGAGAAGAGATATAAGTATGCTGTTGACACTGAATGAGTTTGATATAGCAATTGACAACCGCAAGCCTGTCATTAATGATCAGAGCACTAGAGTTGAAAAGGTAGATTATGAGAGATGGACAAGAGCCAATAAGGTGGCATTTTCCATTCTAGAGAGTGGCATGACTGATACAATTCGAGGaggaattaaaaaatatgatttGGCTGCTGACTATCTGAATGCCATAGAAAAGAAATTTCAAGAATCTGAAAAAGCCGAAGTGAGTCAGTACATGTCTTTATTGACTACTTACAAGATGGAGGGTACTGGCTCTATAAGAGATCACATAATGAAGATGACCGATGCTGTAGAAAGACTCAATGCAATGGAAATAAATATTGGTGATAAGCAGCTAGTATTCATGATTCTTTAA
- the LOC126582775 gene encoding uncharacterized protein LOC126582775: MDELTGHIQDDIPWCMLFADDIVLIDETQEGVNAKLNLWREVLESKGLRLSRSKTEYMECKFSANGGQNELGVRIGDQEIPKSDRFRYLGSILQKNGELDGDLNHRIQAGWMKWKSASGVLCDRRMPLKLKGKFYRTAIRPAMLYGTECWAVKHQHVHKMGVAEMRMLRWMCGHTRKDKIRNEDIRGKVGVAEIEGKMRENRLRWFGHVQRRPTDAPIRRCDYGTEVQGRRGRGRPRKTLEETLRKDLEYLDLTEDMTQNRAQWRSRIHIADPT; the protein is encoded by the exons atggatgagttaacaggacatattcaagatgatattccttggtgtatgcttttcgcagacgatatagtgttgatagatgaaactcaggaaggggtaaatgcaaagcttaacctttggagagaagtgttggaatctaaaggtcttcgcctaagccgatcaaagacagaatatatggagtgcaagttcagtgcaaatggaggccaaaacgagttaggggtgaggatcggagatcaagaaataccaaagagcgatcgttttcgttacctaggatctatcttgcaaaagaacggagaattagatggagatctcaaccatagaatacaagctggatggatgaagtggaagagtgcatccggcgtgttgtgtgaccgccgtatgccactgaagctcaagggaaaattttataggacggcaataaggccggcgatgctgtatggcacagaatgttgggcggtgaaacatcaacacgtacacaaaatgggtgtagcggagatgaggatgcttcgttggatgtgtgggcacacgagaaaggataagattaggaatgaggatatccggggtaaagtaggagtagccgaaattgaaggaaagatgagagaaaatcggttacggtggtttggacatgtgcaaagaaggcctactgacgctccgattagaagatgcgactatgggacagag gttcaaggccgaaggggtagaggaagacctaggaaaactttggaagagactctaagaaaagacttagagtacttggatctaacggaggacatgacacaaaaccgagcgcaatggcgttctaggattcatatagccgaccccacttag